The following proteins are encoded in a genomic region of Leptospira yasudae:
- a CDS encoding adenylate/guanylate cyclase domain-containing protein, with translation MRRRFALLIDIKNLFYLGIRAKLALFTGALIALTVMILSAIDVHQQTEILTQSYEKEAAISRHYIGSLVLELENISSSLIRVESFRERVKRQSQALRKYRTKVVTQQAKEVSFFGFKTKLFGVLGKEKKSSIKDTYYSVYLSKTDIEELEKRTKSLLKDPNGLAVSDAVYTKLKNMAHQIAVLEADLNEQKQRWDELHSQEKTTEREKQDLEHGMDNLKNGIEKTRSHLDHSILEIALPKQHRKIEELGLNMSQYRIQTFPVISNQIKENLTPSFDTKIFKPDVSINSNIFLHDIDTNLKDSIAKILSLDFTQDTDQNSYTIGEMELQTLYSPIFRNQNSTERATRLREALPDFAVRYLQQDAAFAAQIRDLVTPLRKRIQELKEKKPPIPPFKDKSFNDLYARYAKLIQDRNAAFETFRDEHSEDKKDLVETAQKLKVLKTKHPVPTTKSYPIQSETDVLIDALGELRNAGLEDLIVLRFSQTSGDYQDYLRNPKEQILSKERWEAIREWIYSGKSETPTPQLKKLVPHGIIANSRGEAEEILWNLDSKPLLADSGDEVSSLILSANLSGISRTLVDRTEGLEMIQKNKNSTIGMAMLICSAAIVLAILISGFVVQKIKRIIFHAREVGQGNLDVQFEQGGKDELGTLTVALNSMVTGLKEREKIKNILGTMIDPVVVSEAMVDLAALKRGSEKRVTAFFSDVAGFSNISEKLTSVELASLLNEYLSAMTLILKKHEGVLDKYIGDAIVGIFNAPVEVDKHCLKAARASVEMIETLEALRQDWKAKKAYIPEAQEMQIRIGLNTGLAKVGFMGTDSISAYTMMGDMVNLAARLEAAGKDYGVSILVSESVQHEIKDEFFTRLLDVVRVKGKNEPVRLYELIGKPDNVSERLEASVLEFTKGFEAYLNREWSLAQELLESSQITRGSKDKAAVLLIDRCEEYKHNPPEKTWDGVYTRTHK, from the coding sequence TTGAGAAGACGTTTCGCGCTTCTCATCGATATAAAAAACCTTTTTTATCTGGGAATCCGAGCCAAACTCGCGCTGTTTACCGGCGCCTTGATCGCTTTGACCGTTATGATTCTTTCCGCGATCGACGTTCATCAGCAAACCGAAATTCTTACGCAAAGTTACGAAAAAGAAGCCGCAATTTCCAGACATTACATCGGAAGCCTTGTTCTCGAACTGGAAAACATCTCCAGCAGTTTGATTCGTGTGGAATCCTTCCGGGAACGGGTCAAACGTCAAAGTCAGGCGTTGCGTAAATACAGAACCAAAGTCGTCACGCAACAGGCGAAGGAAGTCAGTTTTTTCGGATTCAAGACCAAACTCTTCGGAGTTTTGGGTAAAGAGAAAAAGTCTTCGATCAAGGACACGTATTATTCCGTATATCTTTCCAAAACCGATATCGAAGAACTCGAAAAGAGAACCAAATCGCTGTTAAAGGATCCGAACGGTCTTGCGGTTTCGGACGCGGTGTATACCAAACTCAAAAACATGGCGCATCAGATCGCCGTTTTGGAAGCGGATCTGAACGAACAAAAACAAAGATGGGACGAACTGCATTCTCAGGAGAAAACCACCGAGCGTGAAAAACAGGATCTAGAACACGGAATGGACAATCTCAAAAACGGGATCGAAAAAACGAGATCGCATCTGGATCATTCCATCTTAGAGATCGCGCTTCCCAAACAACATAGAAAGATCGAAGAACTCGGTTTGAACATGTCGCAATATCGGATTCAAACCTTCCCCGTGATTTCCAATCAGATCAAGGAGAATCTCACTCCTTCCTTCGATACGAAGATCTTCAAGCCGGACGTTTCGATCAACTCGAACATCTTTCTGCACGATATCGATACGAACTTAAAGGATTCGATCGCGAAAATTCTTTCCTTGGATTTTACGCAGGATACGGATCAGAACTCGTATACGATCGGAGAGATGGAATTGCAGACCTTGTATTCTCCGATTTTTAGAAATCAAAATTCCACCGAAAGAGCGACCCGTCTTCGGGAAGCATTGCCCGACTTCGCGGTGCGTTATCTGCAACAGGACGCGGCTTTCGCGGCGCAGATCCGGGATCTCGTAACTCCTTTGAGAAAAAGAATTCAGGAACTGAAGGAGAAGAAGCCGCCGATTCCTCCGTTTAAGGACAAATCGTTCAACGATCTCTATGCACGTTATGCGAAACTGATTCAGGATCGAAACGCGGCGTTTGAAACGTTCCGCGACGAACATTCGGAAGATAAGAAGGACTTAGTGGAAACCGCTCAAAAACTCAAGGTGCTTAAAACCAAACATCCGGTTCCCACGACGAAATCCTATCCCATCCAAAGCGAAACCGACGTTCTGATCGACGCGTTAGGCGAGCTTAGAAACGCGGGTTTGGAGGATCTCATCGTTTTACGGTTTAGTCAAACCTCCGGGGATTATCAGGATTATCTCCGCAATCCGAAAGAACAAATTCTTTCCAAAGAACGATGGGAAGCGATTCGCGAATGGATTTATTCCGGTAAAAGCGAAACGCCGACTCCTCAGCTGAAAAAATTGGTTCCGCACGGAATCATCGCGAATTCGAGGGGAGAAGCGGAGGAAATTCTTTGGAACCTCGATTCTAAACCGCTTCTTGCCGATTCGGGCGACGAGGTAAGCTCTTTGATTCTTTCCGCAAATCTTTCCGGCATTTCCAGAACCCTCGTAGATCGGACCGAAGGATTGGAAATGATTCAGAAGAACAAAAATTCGACGATCGGAATGGCGATGCTTATCTGTTCCGCGGCGATCGTTCTTGCGATTTTGATTTCCGGTTTCGTCGTTCAAAAAATCAAACGAATCATCTTTCACGCTCGAGAAGTCGGTCAGGGGAACCTGGATGTTCAGTTCGAACAAGGCGGTAAGGACGAATTGGGAACCTTGACCGTGGCTTTGAACTCGATGGTGACCGGCCTGAAGGAACGCGAGAAGATCAAGAATATTCTCGGGACGATGATCGATCCGGTCGTAGTCAGCGAAGCGATGGTCGATCTCGCGGCTCTCAAACGAGGCAGCGAAAAACGAGTGACCGCTTTCTTTTCGGACGTAGCAGGTTTTTCGAATATTAGCGAAAAATTAACTTCCGTCGAATTAGCGTCTTTGTTAAACGAATATCTTTCCGCGATGACCCTGATCCTCAAAAAACACGAAGGCGTTTTGGATAAATACATCGGGGACGCGATCGTGGGAATCTTCAACGCGCCCGTGGAAGTGGACAAACACTGTCTCAAAGCGGCGCGCGCTTCGGTCGAGATGATCGAAACTTTGGAAGCTCTCAGGCAGGATTGGAAGGCAAAAAAGGCTTATATCCCCGAGGCGCAGGAGATGCAGATTCGAATCGGTCTTAACACGGGTCTTGCGAAAGTGGGCTTTATGGGAACGGATTCGATTTCGGCGTATACGATGATGGGAGACATGGTCAACCTTGCCGCGAGATTGGAAGCCGCAGGAAAGGACTACGGAGTCAGCATTCTCGTGAGCGAATCGGTGCAGCACGAAATCAAGGACGAGTTTTTTACGAGGCTGCTCGACGTGGTTCGGGTCAAAGGAAAGAATGAACCGGTCCGACTTTACGAATTGATCGGAAAACCGGATAACGTGTCCGAAAGACTCGAAGCGTCCGTGCTCGAATTTACGAAAGGATTCGAAGCGTATCTCAATCGGGAATGGTCTCTCGCACAGGAACTTTTGGAAAGTTCGCAGATCACAAGAGGAAGCAAGGATAAGGCCGCGGTTCTTCTCATCGATCGTTGCGAAGAATACAAACACAATCCGCCGGAAAAAACCTGGGACGGAGTTTATACGAGAACTCACAAATGA
- the chrA gene encoding chromate efflux transporter, giving the protein MIPSFGEAVRFWFRLGWLSFGGPAGQISLMHKTLVEEKKWISEDKFSHALNYCMLLPGPEAQQLATYLGWILHGTKGGISAGLLFIFPSILIFICISIFYYTYGSVTYAISFLNGIKPAILAIIVLTFGKMVRKNLQSNGQKLCFVLTAAAILFFGVSYPVLLLFAGVLGAAACYFEKSKSNVSQDARSGEITFKQSNLSDAANVSSEGIYLQTVFDDKRIYTSEILKNLSRAGSVGLILWALPFLGILFFLKTEFAFWKELILFFTKTAFVTFGGAYAILPTVADFATRQAGWIRTNEMIDGLAFGESTPGPLVMVLTFIGFLAGAHRFGTIGAGVFGLLLTAYYTFLPSFLLILGGAALVEKTKESEFFRIVLSYVTACVCGVIFYLAVFFANSILFKTGATLGSWFQNPLLQTNWLPLFWTMLGVFFLIRKKEYSIFWIFFSGAVFLGAETFLHL; this is encoded by the coding sequence TTGATCCCTTCGTTCGGAGAAGCCGTTCGTTTCTGGTTTCGACTCGGCTGGTTGAGTTTCGGCGGTCCCGCCGGACAAATCAGTCTGATGCACAAAACCCTTGTCGAAGAAAAGAAATGGATCTCGGAAGATAAATTCTCCCACGCTCTCAACTATTGCATGTTGCTTCCCGGTCCGGAAGCGCAGCAGCTCGCGACGTATCTCGGTTGGATTCTGCACGGAACCAAAGGAGGAATTTCCGCGGGTCTTTTGTTTATTTTTCCTTCGATTTTGATTTTTATCTGTATTAGTATATTCTATTATACGTATGGTTCCGTTACTTACGCGATTTCGTTTTTAAACGGAATCAAACCCGCGATCCTTGCGATCATCGTTTTGACCTTCGGGAAAATGGTTCGGAAGAATTTGCAATCGAACGGTCAGAAACTTTGTTTCGTTTTGACGGCCGCCGCGATTTTGTTTTTCGGCGTATCGTATCCGGTTCTTCTTTTGTTTGCGGGCGTTTTGGGAGCGGCCGCATGCTATTTTGAAAAAAGTAAATCGAACGTTTCGCAGGACGCACGGAGCGGAGAAATTACATTCAAACAATCGAATCTATCGGATGCAGCCAACGTTTCATCCGAGGGGATCTATTTACAAACGGTCTTTGACGATAAACGAATTTATACTTCGGAGATTCTAAAAAACTTGAGTCGAGCCGGAAGCGTCGGCTTGATTCTTTGGGCCTTACCCTTTCTCGGAATTCTATTCTTTCTTAAGACCGAATTCGCGTTTTGGAAAGAATTGATTCTATTTTTCACGAAGACCGCCTTTGTGACGTTCGGCGGTGCGTACGCGATTCTCCCCACGGTTGCGGATTTCGCGACGAGACAAGCGGGTTGGATTCGTACAAACGAAATGATAGACGGACTAGCCTTCGGTGAAAGCACGCCCGGACCCTTGGTGATGGTATTGACGTTTATCGGATTTTTAGCAGGAGCGCATCGATTCGGTACGATCGGCGCGGGAGTGTTCGGACTTTTGCTGACCGCGTATTACACGTTTCTTCCATCGTTTCTTTTGATCTTAGGCGGAGCGGCTCTTGTCGAAAAAACCAAGGAATCCGAATTCTTTCGGATCGTATTGAGTTATGTTACCGCCTGCGTGTGCGGAGTAATCTTTTATTTGGCGGTCTTTTTCGCGAATTCGATCCTTTTTAAGACGGGAGCAACTTTGGGATCCTGGTTTCAGAATCCCCTCTTACAAACGAATTGGTTGCCCCTGTTTTGGACGATGCTCGGCGTATTCTTTTTAATTCGTAAAAAAGAATATTCTATTTTTTGGATATTCTTCAGCGGGGCCGTCTTTTTAGGCGCGGAAACGTTCCTTCATTTGTGA
- a CDS encoding class I SAM-dependent methyltransferase — MSFRDHFSSHSSSYSEYRPGYPKELFVYLKSLVPNGTTVWDCGTGTGQAAVSLGEVFDKVIATDPSANQIANAEPHKNVEYRVCKAEESTLGNHEADLITVAQAFHWFDFEPFYKEAARVGKKNGVLAIWGYGLHRITPEIDALIGKLYGEIAGSYWPPERRYVEEKYATIPFPFEEISPPTFSMQEEWTVEQVLGYLRTWSSVQKYIQKNESDPVLLVETEIAKAWGDVSTRLVEWPLFFKIGRLSG, encoded by the coding sequence ATGAGTTTCAGAGATCATTTTTCCTCCCATTCCTCCTCTTACTCGGAATACCGCCCCGGTTATCCGAAAGAATTATTCGTCTATCTCAAAAGTCTCGTACCGAACGGAACGACCGTTTGGGATTGCGGGACCGGAACGGGACAAGCCGCGGTTTCCTTGGGAGAAGTCTTCGACAAGGTGATCGCGACGGATCCGAGCGCCAATCAGATCGCAAACGCTGAACCTCACAAAAACGTGGAATATCGAGTCTGCAAGGCGGAAGAATCCACATTAGGAAATCATGAAGCAGATTTGATCACGGTCGCTCAGGCGTTTCACTGGTTCGATTTCGAGCCGTTTTACAAAGAAGCCGCGCGCGTCGGAAAAAAAAACGGGGTTCTCGCGATTTGGGGATACGGACTGCATCGGATCACGCCGGAAATCGACGCACTCATAGGTAAACTCTACGGCGAAATCGCGGGTTCGTATTGGCCTCCCGAAAGAAGATACGTGGAAGAAAAATACGCAACGATCCCGTTCCCGTTCGAGGAAATTTCCCCTCCTACCTTCAGCATGCAGGAAGAATGGACCGTAGAACAGGTGTTAGGTTATTTGAGAACTTGGTCCAGCGTTCAGAAATACATTCAAAAAAACGAATCCGATCCGGTGTTGCTTGTGGAAACGGAAATCGCCAAGGCTTGGGGCGACGTATCGACCAGGCTCGTAGAATGGCCCTTGTTCTTTAAGATCGGAAGGCTTTCGGGTTGA
- a CDS encoding polysaccharide deacetylase family protein, which translates to MSSLLIFAVLSFTASSILIASPVDDFLNPEKKRKTSASSPKKETPAKTNAASATNDDAVPETVSKKNPKEKTESAETVAGDSDADDKTSHKKSKNSKVKNKKEEKSKEQNASTSKKKKYEDALPTVKDDTPSTPSYSTQGVESVSGGGVPVLCYHHLAAEGGPMGGYNLHPNLLEEQFKFLKAAGYKTVRLDQFYAYINGKKPSDFPDKPILLTFDDGSRTHLEVLVPLLKKYGFTASVFIYPSIISSGKKYYMTWEQLNGALDSGVLDLGSHTLYHPKLPTMSRTLIRKQLLESKEILEKKTGRKVVDLAYPFGLFDPRVIEEAKAIGYRMAFTVNPGKNVPGVPVYNVHRSLVPWGQSQSAFNSILTMAPPPKISISILDGAWVKTGQEFKIHLEGVQPDSVSIKIKSKNVIAESQAPDYTVRIPDFARKSTFLPLMVQAKTKDGKQIQYQYLFINQKEFKKHPDGSF; encoded by the coding sequence ATCTCTTCCTTGTTGATCTTCGCCGTTCTTTCGTTTACGGCGTCTTCGATTCTGATCGCGTCTCCCGTGGACGACTTCCTCAATCCGGAGAAAAAAAGAAAGACTTCCGCTTCTTCTCCTAAAAAAGAAACACCCGCTAAGACGAACGCGGCTTCTGCCACAAACGATGATGCAGTCCCCGAAACCGTTTCAAAAAAGAATCCGAAAGAAAAAACGGAATCCGCCGAAACGGTAGCGGGCGATTCCGATGCGGACGACAAGACTTCACATAAAAAATCAAAGAATTCTAAAGTAAAAAATAAGAAAGAAGAGAAATCGAAGGAACAAAACGCTTCGACTTCCAAAAAGAAAAAATACGAGGACGCGCTTCCTACCGTTAAGGACGATACCCCTTCCACTCCATCTTATTCCACGCAAGGAGTGGAATCGGTTTCCGGCGGCGGAGTTCCGGTTCTTTGTTATCATCACTTGGCTGCGGAAGGCGGTCCGATGGGAGGTTACAACCTTCATCCGAATCTTTTGGAAGAACAGTTTAAGTTCTTAAAGGCCGCGGGTTATAAAACCGTTCGTCTGGATCAGTTCTATGCGTATATCAACGGAAAAAAACCTTCGGACTTTCCGGACAAACCGATTCTTCTTACCTTCGACGACGGCTCCAGAACGCATCTCGAAGTTCTCGTTCCTTTGTTGAAGAAATACGGATTTACCGCTTCGGTTTTTATTTATCCTTCCATCATTTCTTCGGGGAAGAAATATTACATGACCTGGGAACAACTCAACGGCGCTCTCGACAGCGGAGTGTTGGATTTGGGTTCTCATACATTATATCATCCTAAATTACCTACGATGAGCCGAACCTTGATCCGCAAACAACTCTTGGAATCCAAGGAGATCTTGGAAAAGAAAACCGGAAGAAAGGTGGTAGACCTTGCGTATCCGTTCGGTCTTTTCGATCCGAGAGTCATCGAAGAAGCGAAGGCCATCGGTTATAGAATGGCGTTTACCGTAAATCCGGGAAAGAACGTTCCGGGAGTTCCGGTTTACAACGTGCATCGTTCCTTAGTTCCTTGGGGACAATCTCAATCGGCGTTCAATTCGATTCTTACCATGGCCCCTCCTCCTAAGATTTCGATTTCGATTTTGGACGGAGCTTGGGTAAAGACCGGTCAGGAATTTAAGATTCATCTGGAAGGAGTTCAACCCGACTCCGTAAGCATCAAGATCAAAAGCAAGAACGTGATCGCGGAAAGTCAGGCTCCCGATTATACGGTGCGCATTCCCGATTTTGCGCGGAAATCTACGTTTCTTCCGTTGATGGTTCAGGCCAAAACGAAGGACGGAAAACAGATTCAATATCAATATCTTTTTATCAATCAAAAAGAGTTTAAAAAACATCCGGACGGAAGTTTTTAA
- a CDS encoding tetratricopeptide repeat protein, translating into MLPFNLGLQLGSIFIFCLSITQFSSCSSEQEKTLEPLPPQKITPNPFQQGNSKLKNGEFLDAIEFYSRDLDINPNNPFSLNNRGIAKSKSGDAAGAISDYTQAIERQENYAIAYNNRGFAKIKLSDYPGAIQDFTTALRLKSDYANAWNNRAVAHWAIKDRQNACEDWNKAEALGHGEASKSYLKFCN; encoded by the coding sequence ATGCTCCCTTTCAATCTTGGACTCCAACTCGGTTCGATTTTTATTTTTTGTCTCAGCATTACCCAGTTTTCTTCCTGTTCATCCGAACAGGAGAAAACTCTGGAGCCGCTTCCTCCGCAAAAAATCACTCCCAATCCGTTTCAACAGGGGAATTCCAAGCTCAAAAACGGAGAATTTCTGGATGCGATCGAGTTTTATTCCAGGGATTTGGATATAAATCCGAACAATCCCTTTTCTCTCAATAACAGAGGAATCGCCAAAAGCAAGTCCGGCGACGCAGCGGGTGCGATTTCGGATTATACGCAAGCCATAGAACGCCAGGAAAACTATGCGATCGCTTACAACAACCGCGGGTTTGCAAAGATCAAACTTTCCGATTACCCGGGCGCGATTCAGGACTTTACAACGGCTCTTCGTCTGAAATCGGATTACGCAAACGCATGGAACAACCGCGCCGTGGCTCATTGGGCGATCAAGGATCGACAAAACGCATGCGAAGATTGGAACAAAGCCGAGGCTCTCGGTCACGGAGAAGCCTCCAAGTCCTATCTAAAATTCTGTAATTAG
- a CDS encoding LB099 family protein, with the protein MEIYEKEKRKLLAASTPEQYIELSIKSKLTGPKKSSITSEWLTSTGYTIDDIKYARNRHPFWRKKRNQGSYERNSKRLEQHNYYRTDQKIVWDKDKLAKFFDLNSKGLTDHELARSFKTSIPAVNHIRRKFRFASQLLELERQKPAKGGILKLCSHSESVLKRLIKEKEGK; encoded by the coding sequence ATGGAAATCTACGAAAAAGAAAAACGGAAACTATTAGCAGCATCGACACCGGAGCAGTACATCGAGTTATCGATTAAATCGAAACTGACTGGGCCTAAAAAATCCAGCATCACTTCGGAATGGTTAACATCTACCGGTTACACGATCGATGACATCAAGTATGCAAGAAACCGACACCCCTTCTGGAGAAAGAAGAGGAACCAAGGTTCGTACGAACGCAACAGCAAACGTCTGGAACAGCACAACTATTACCGAACCGATCAGAAGATCGTTTGGGATAAGGATAAGCTTGCGAAGTTCTTCGACCTCAACTCGAAAGGTTTAACCGATCACGAGTTGGCGAGAAGTTTCAAAACTTCCATCCCGGCGGTAAATCATATTCGCAGAAAGTTCCGATTTGCATCGCAGCTTCTCGAACTCGAGAGACAAAAACCGGCTAAGGGCGGAATTCTGAAACTCTGCTCTCACAGCGAATCGGTCTTAAAGAGATTGATCAAGGAGAAGGAAGGAAAATAA
- a CDS encoding LEA type 2 family protein: MKSKITLLLFFFLLPILAGCAELQTLKGKIKTPEISFEKVEIAEITLEDIKLVIQSEVRNPYPISLPSSGLELDVKIEGTQFSKVKLALDSIQGSSKKNLPIEVKLKYADLAALYKKVPGKKELLVRVEGEASLPIPSKYAALAGTDALKFPFQDERLIPAVLPNIEIKNFKIIKPDVAKITESANSAELAKKAVSFLDALLSPKAKKSPGSALNAGLEALDISIDTEFDLVLNNKAASDLRFQDLNFELFLENDKFLTGSPVNITNNGKESILTIRTSFPLKSVSTSIANAVTKRSSSFRLTGKAAVVCPGVSSDPIGFGFIKEGNFRW, encoded by the coding sequence TTGAAATCAAAAATAACCCTTCTCCTGTTCTTCTTTCTTTTACCGATTCTCGCAGGTTGTGCGGAATTGCAGACCTTGAAAGGCAAGATCAAAACTCCCGAAATCTCCTTTGAAAAGGTGGAAATCGCGGAAATCACTTTGGAAGACATCAAACTCGTCATTCAATCCGAAGTTCGAAACCCGTATCCGATTTCTCTTCCCTCTTCCGGTCTCGAGTTGGATGTTAAGATCGAAGGAACGCAGTTCAGTAAGGTGAAACTTGCCCTCGATTCCATCCAAGGTTCTTCCAAAAAAAATCTTCCGATCGAAGTGAAGTTGAAATACGCGGACCTCGCCGCCTTGTATAAAAAAGTTCCCGGTAAAAAAGAACTTCTGGTCCGGGTGGAAGGGGAAGCGTCTCTTCCGATTCCTTCCAAATATGCCGCATTAGCCGGGACGGACGCGTTGAAGTTTCCGTTTCAAGACGAACGATTGATCCCAGCCGTTCTTCCGAACATCGAAATCAAAAACTTTAAGATCATCAAACCGGACGTTGCAAAGATTACGGAATCTGCAAATAGCGCGGAGCTGGCTAAGAAGGCCGTTTCATTTTTGGACGCTCTTCTTTCTCCTAAAGCGAAGAAGTCTCCCGGCTCCGCTTTGAACGCAGGGTTGGAAGCCTTGGATATTTCCATCGATACCGAGTTCGATCTCGTATTGAATAACAAAGCGGCTTCCGATCTTCGCTTTCAGGATCTGAACTTCGAACTCTTTCTGGAAAACGATAAGTTCTTAACGGGTTCTCCGGTGAATATCACCAACAACGGTAAGGAATCGATTCTTACGATTCGCACAAGCTTTCCTTTGAAGTCCGTTTCCACTTCGATAGCAAACGCGGTTACTAAACGGAGTTCTTCTTTTCGTTTAACGGGAAAAGCCGCAGTTGTATGTCCGGGAGTTTCAAGTGATCCGATCGGCTTCGGATTTATAAAAGAGGGTAACTTTCGCTGGTAA
- a CDS encoding TIGR01458 family HAD-type hydrolase, with protein sequence MQENKDLRNTLKTPVQAVLVDLDGVLHTGNVLLPGAKDAVSYLQTNRIPHLFLTNTTTKSRKALASFLQRLGLPIEEERILNAPSAAREYVRETGNPKTFFVMNEGARNDLEGIPHETKHPEAVLIGDIGKEWSYAVLNDLFQKVKHGARLIALHKGKYWQTEEGLQLDIGAFVAGLEYATGVKAEIIGKPSPAFFNAALKILSAEASSTILIGDDLDSDVGGAQACGIGGILVQTGKYRNGILQNSNIRPDGVWENIGSLIPFFQNQAWERSKYE encoded by the coding sequence ATGCAGGAAAACAAGGATCTACGAAATACTCTCAAAACGCCCGTACAAGCCGTTCTGGTGGATTTGGACGGGGTATTGCATACGGGCAATGTTCTCCTTCCCGGAGCCAAGGACGCGGTTTCTTATCTGCAAACGAATCGGATTCCGCATTTATTTCTCACGAACACGACGACGAAATCGAGAAAGGCTCTCGCTTCTTTCTTACAACGGCTCGGACTTCCCATCGAGGAGGAAAGAATCCTCAACGCGCCGAGTGCGGCTCGGGAATACGTCCGAGAAACAGGAAATCCAAAAACCTTTTTCGTTATGAACGAAGGTGCGCGGAACGATCTGGAAGGAATTCCTCATGAAACGAAACATCCCGAAGCCGTTTTGATCGGAGACATCGGGAAAGAATGGAGTTATGCGGTTCTCAACGATCTCTTTCAAAAGGTGAAGCATGGTGCGCGCTTGATCGCGCTTCACAAAGGAAAGTATTGGCAAACGGAAGAAGGGTTGCAGTTGGATATAGGAGCGTTCGTGGCGGGACTGGAATACGCAACCGGAGTAAAAGCGGAGATCATCGGAAAACCTTCACCCGCTTTTTTCAACGCGGCGCTGAAGATTCTTTCCGCGGAAGCGTCCTCCACGATTCTCATCGGAGACGATCTCGATTCGGACGTGGGCGGAGCGCAAGCCTGCGGAATCGGGGGAATTCTCGTTCAGACCGGGAAGTATAGAAATGGAATATTACAAAATTCAAACATACGACCCGATGGAGTTTGGGAAAATATCGGTTCTTTGATCCCTTTTTTCCAAAATCAAGCCTGGGAACGTTCCAAATATGAGTGA
- a CDS encoding acyl-CoA thioesterase, whose translation MKSETSSLIKKGHETQIVVRWDELDPNNHVNNKNFQGYLDEARMRAMRDWGFSMEKLRDEGFGPIILSIQLEFKREIAYPETITIESDLFLKSPTRAVFEQRIICGRNQALSCNASTDWVILNLNSKRPAKFLEAIGLEQLV comes from the coding sequence ATGAAATCGGAAACTTCTTCGCTGATCAAAAAAGGTCATGAAACTCAAATCGTCGTTCGTTGGGACGAACTCGATCCGAACAATCACGTGAACAATAAAAACTTCCAAGGATATTTGGACGAAGCACGCATGAGAGCCATGCGCGATTGGGGTTTTTCAATGGAGAAGCTGCGTGACGAAGGGTTCGGTCCGATCATTCTTTCGATTCAACTTGAGTTCAAACGGGAAATCGCATATCCCGAAACGATCACGATCGAATCGGATCTGTTTCTAAAGTCTCCTACCCGCGCGGTGTTTGAGCAGAGAATCATCTGCGGTAGGAATCAAGCTCTTTCCTGTAACGCAAGTACGGATTGGGTGATTCTCAACTTAAACTCAAAACGTCCGGCCAAATTTTTGGAAGCGATCGGTTTGGAACAACTTGTATGA
- a CDS encoding TetR/AcrR family transcriptional regulator, producing MKLSAEDSVAKRKTILEAGIRLIRQNGPDGIGIQEIADEAEIPKGSFYNYFPSKDRFLIEALEDYTRNAISWNDQALQKAGHGRSALFSFYEEKVKLEKQFLKDGLSCLISVLSQHSSEKKPELRKELGRSLDAIANAILNSLQVPADDSTADKILLLIRTVEASWRGAMLLARATGDESYLENFLSVHRNLILGKEL from the coding sequence ATGAAACTCTCCGCCGAAGACTCCGTAGCCAAACGAAAGACGATCCTCGAAGCCGGAATTCGACTCATCCGACAAAACGGTCCGGATGGAATCGGAATCCAAGAAATCGCAGACGAAGCGGAAATCCCCAAGGGTTCCTTTTACAATTACTTCCCTTCCAAGGATCGATTTTTGATCGAAGCCTTGGAAGATTATACGCGAAACGCGATCTCTTGGAACGATCAAGCCCTGCAAAAGGCGGGACACGGAAGATCCGCCCTCTTCTCCTTTTACGAAGAAAAAGTGAAGCTCGAAAAGCAATTCTTAAAGGACGGGCTTTCCTGTTTGATCAGCGTCTTATCCCAACATTCTTCCGAAAAAAAGCCGGAACTGAGAAAGGAACTCGGCCGTTCTTTGGATGCGATCGCAAACGCGATCCTCAATTCTTTGCAAGTTCCCGCGGACGATTCGACCGCGGACAAGATTCTCCTGTTGATTCGAACCGTGGAAGCGTCCTGGAGAGGAGCGATGCTTTTGGCAAGAGCCACAGGAGATGAATCGTATCTCGAAAACTTCTTAAGCGTTCATCGAAATCTCATTTTAGGAAAGGAACTATGA